One genomic window of Coffea eugenioides isolate CCC68of chromosome 1, Ceug_1.0, whole genome shotgun sequence includes the following:
- the LOC113774770 gene encoding licodione synthase-like gives MEFMLVVVLLWTTIFVFLSTLVYRWIFSSKDPQVPRGPSALPIIGHLHLLGPNLHRSFHQLSLHYGPLLHLRLGSVPCVVASTPELAREFLKTNELSFSSRKLTPAIKLVTYDASFAFAPYGPFWKFIKKLATQELLGSTNLRNFEKIRKMEVHAFLSDLMRKAKVGEEVNVTEEIMNLANNIISQMMFSLRCSDGESDQAQQARTVIREVTEIFGEFDVSDIIGFGGSLDLQGIRKRAKNIHTRYDTLLEKIISDREILRSAKRLQNKEDGGSNEANDFLDMLLDTMENQTGEVKVTRNNIKAVILDFFTAATDTTSIAIEWALVELINNPRVLEKAQEEINKVVEGKHRLAEESDTPHLPYIQAIIKETFRLHPPIPMLIRKSVNECNVAGSKIPAHALLFVNIWSIGRNEKYWENPLEFRPERFLEPNGDGDPSRIRDIKGHHFELLPFGTGRRGCPGMSLAILELPNILALILQCFDFEVPTLHAGKTEGTALDMAERPGLTAPRANDLICRLKSRIDHPLNILSSPQSQDMF, from the exons ATGGAGTTTATGCTGGTTGTAGTTCTATTATGGACGACCATCTTCGTCTTTCTCTCAACCCTTGTATATCGATGGATATTTTCCTCCAAAGACCCGCAGGTGCCACGGGGCCCTTCGGCCTTACCCATCATCGGCCATCTTCATCTCCTTGGCCCCAATCTTCACCGCTCTTTTCACCAACTTTCACTCCACTATGGTCCTTTACTTCATCTCCGCCTTGGTTCTGTCCCTTGTGTGGTAGCATCCACTCCCGAGCTAGCTAGAGAGTTTCTCAAAACTAATGAACTTTCGTTTTCGTCCCGCAAGCTTACCCCTGCAATTAAACTAGTTACATATGATGCTTCCTTCGCTTTTGCACCCTACGGTCCGTTCTGGAAATTCATCAAGAAATTGGCCACTCAGGAGCTACTGGGCTCGACGAACCTAcgtaattttgaaaaaataaggaaaatggaGGTGCATGCATTTCTCTCTGATCTAATGAGAAAAGCAAAAGTCGGCGAGGAAGTCAATGTGACTGAAGAAATAATGAATTTGGCCAACAATATTATCTCCCAAATGATGTTCAGTTTAAGGTGCTCGGATGGAGAAAGTGATCAGGCTCAGCAGGCTAGGACCGTCATTCGCGAGGTGACAGAAATTTTTGGGGAATTTGATGTCTCGGATATCATAGGGTTTGGTGGAAGCCTCGATTTGCAGGGAATAAGGAAGAGAGCCAAGAACATTCACACAAGGTACGATACTTTGCTGGAGAAGATCATCTCAGATAGAGAAATACTAAGGAGTGCTAAAAGACTGCAAAACAAAGAAGATGGAGGAAGCAATGAGGCAAATGATTTCCTTGACATGTTGCTTGACACGATGGAGAATCAGACTGGCGAAGTGAAAGTGACAAGAAATAATATCAAGGCCGTAATCTTG GACTTTTTCACTGCCGCCACGGATACGACATCCATTGCCATAGAATGGGCGTTAGTTGAACTCATCAACAATCCAAGAGTGCTCGAGAAAGCGCAAGAGGAGATCAATAAAGTAGTGGAAGGAAAACACAGGCTTGCAGAAGAATCAGACACTCCTCATTTGCCCTATATTCAGGCAATTATAAAGGAGACTTTTCGACTTCATCCACCAATTCCAATGCTCATAAGAAAATCGGTGAATGAATGCAATGTAGCCGGATCCAAAATCCCTGCTCATGCCTTGCTTTTTGTGAACATTTGGTCCATCggaagaaatgaaaaatactGGGAAAATCCGCTGGAATTCCGGCCTGAGCGATTCCTGGAGCCTAATGGTGATGGCGATCCATCACGCATTAGAGACATCAAGGGGCATCATTTTGAGCTTTTGCCCTTTGGGACTGGAAGAAGAGGCTGTCCTGGGATGTCCTTGGCTATTCTGGAGTTGCCAAACATTCTTGCACTTATTTTACAGTGCTTCGACTTCGAGGTGCCAACTTTGCATGCAGGGAAAACAGAGGGTACTGCTCTTGATATGGCTGAACGACCAGGATTAACAGCTCCAAGGGCAAATGATCTAATTTGCCGCCTTAAATCACGAATTGATCATCCCCTTAATATCCTCTCCAGTCCTCAAAGTCAAGACATGTTCTAA
- the LOC113780466 gene encoding pentatricopeptide repeat-containing protein At1g07740, mitochondrial, translating to MSVFVSSMQNLRSSKSIHLALSKFNLHYHCQTRSFRTHHHRFPKSNSRIRKPIPYLDEIKGCGDTEEALIIFYQYKEKGFKHDYPSYSALMYKLAKARNFEAVETLLDSLKNYNIRCKETLFIALFQVYCKAKLSCKAIELFRNMTSFNCVRTLQSFNAILNALVDDDCLSDANEIFGESAKMGLRLNSVSFNIMIKMWLQKGEWDRAREVFDEMLEREVKPSVVTYNSLIGFLCKRGELDKAKVLVKDMMKKGKRPNAVTYALLMEGLCFVGKFKEAKKLMFDMEYQGCKPRPVNYGVLMTDLGKRGEFEKAKGLLIEMKKRKMRPDVVMFNIIINCLCKVGRAAEAYKLLVEMQVGGCEPNAASYRMMVDGFCRAGEFESGVKVLNAMLRSRHFPRPETVVCLFMGLIKSGNLDNACFILEEMLKRKIMIDLKSWEALVVESCGDEMDVNRIMTKILVLN from the coding sequence ATGTCCGTTTTCGTTTCTTCCATGCAGAACTTaagatcatcaaaatcaatacATCTTGCACTCTCAAAATTCAACCTTCACTATCACTGTCAGACACGATCCTTCCGCACTCACCATCATCGTTTTCCAAAATCCAATTCAAGAATTCGTAAACCCATACCATACCTGGATGAAATCAAAGGTTGCGGGGATACAGAGGAAGCCCTTATTATCTTCTATCAGTACAAAGAAAAGGGCTTCAAACATGACTATCCTTCCTACTCCGCCCTCATGTACAAGCTTGCCAAAGCTCGAAACTTCGAAGCCGTCGAAACCCTTTTGGATTCCCTCAAGAATTACAATATTCGATGCAAAGAAACTCTTTTTATTGCCTTATTTCAGGTTTATTGCAAAGCCAAGTTGTCTTGCAAGGCCATTGAACTTTTTAGGAACATGACGTCATTCAATTGTGTCCGTACACTTCAGTCTTTTAATGCGATTCTTAATGCTTTGGTTGATGATGATTGTTTGTCTGATGCTAATGAGATTTTTGGGGAGTCCGCGAAGATGGGTTTGCGATTGAACTCTGTTTCGTTCAATATTATGATCAAAATGTGGCTTCAAAAGGGCGAATGGGATAGAGCTCGggaagtgtttgatgaaatgcttgAGAGAGAGGTGAAGCCCAGTGTTGTGACTTATAATAGTTTAATTGGGTTTTTGTGTAAAAGGGGCGAGCTTGATAAAGCTAAGGTTTTGGTTAAGGATATGATGAAGAAGGGGAAAAGACCAAATGCTGTTACTTATGCTCTGCTGATGGAAGGCCTTTGCTTTGTGGGGAAGTTTAAAGAGGCCAAGAAGCTGATGTTTGATATGGAGTATCAAGGTTGTAAACCAAGGCCCGTGAATTATGGAGTTCTGATGACTGATCTTGGAAAGAGAGGTGAGTTTGAAAAGGCTAAAGGATTGCTGATTGaaatgaagaaaaggaagatgagGCCAGATGTTGTAATGTTTAACATAATAATCAACTGTTTGTGTAAGGTAGGCAGGGCTGCAGAGGCTTATAAGTTATTAGTTGAAATGCAAGTGGGAGGGTGCGAACCGAATGCAGCTAGTTACAGAATGATGGTTGATGGGTTTTGTAGAGCAGGTGAATTTGAGAGTGGTGTAAAGGTGTTAAATGCAATGCTAAGGAGTAGGCATTTTCCTCGACCAGAAACAGTTGTTTGCTTATTTATGGGCTTAATCAAGAGTGGGAATTTGGATAATGCATGCTTTATTTTGGAAGAGATGTTGAAAAGAAAGATAATGATTGACCTGAAGTCATGGGAAGCCTTAGTTGTGGAGTCTTGTGGGGACGAAATGGATGTTAATAGGATTATGACCAAAATCTTAGTCTTGAATTGA
- the LOC113780470 gene encoding dirigent protein 25, whose amino-acid sequence MATVQCNNIQLTAILSLLILALAVTCATSARILDEEVVAPTLPPEGADPDDTAVPNVTPGGTAAPAAVASNGVGAESPDHMLTFFMHDILGGSTPSAIAVTGVVTNPAVGGQVPFAKPNGAVLPVNNGIPVNNANSGIINNNNIPFLTGLSGTAPNLVQQNGNSIIGGGFGFPALNPAQFPTGTTFQSLMFGTMTVFDDELTEGHELGSGLVGKAQGFYIASSEDGTSQTMVFTVMFASGSYADSLSFFGVHRTAVSESHLAIMGGTGKYVNAKGLATVKTFPANLNQHTTDGVETVLEITVYLAY is encoded by the coding sequence ATGGCTACCGTGCAGTGTAACAATATCCAGCTCACAGCAATACTCTCCCTCCTCATTTTAGCACTTGCAGTCACTTGTGCTACCTCAGCTAGAATCCTTGATGAGGAGGTAGTTGCCCCCACACTTCCACCCGAAGGCGCTGATCCGGATGACACAGCAGTTCCTAATGTAACGCCCGGGGGTACTGCTGCTCCAGCTGCAGTCGCAAGTAATGGAGTTGGTGCTGAGAGTCCCGATCACATGCTGACCTTTTTCATGCATGACATTCTAGGTGGATCAACCCCTTCGGCAATAGCTGTAACTGGAGTGGTAACTAATCCAGCCGTGGGCGGCCAAGTCCCCTTTGCCAAGCCTAATGGTGCAGTCCTGCCCGTGAATAACGGCATCCCAGTAAACAATGCTAATAGTGGAATTATCAACAATAACAACATCCCCTTCCTCACTGGCCTCAGCGGAACCGCACCTAATTTGGTTCAGCAGAATGGAAACTCAATAATTGGAGGAGGGTTTGGTTTCCCAGCCTTAAATCCTGCACAATTCCCTACAGGAACTACATTTCAGTCACTCATGTTTGGTACCATGACAGTGTTTGATGATGAGCTAACGGAAGGGCACGAGCTCGGTTCAGGTTTGGTAGGCAAAGCACAAGGGTTTTACATTGCTAGTTCAGAGGACGGTACTAGCCAGACCATGGTTTTCACTGTGATGTTTGCAAGTGGCAGCTATGCTGATAGCCTGAGCTTTTTTGGGGTCCATAGAACTGCTGTCTCGGAGTCCCATCTTGCCATCATGGGTGGGACTGGAAAGTACGTAAATGCCAAGGGACTTGCAACTGTAAAGACCTTCCCTGCAAATCTCAACCAACATACTACAGATGGGGTGGAGACTGTGTTGGAGATCACTGTGTATCTTGCTTATTAG
- the LOC113783205 gene encoding protein SODIUM POTASSIUM ROOT DEFECTIVE 1, which translates to MKSVELFCASPASTAICSSMDQRSMVRQGGIRRIDHHGHRFGDHHHRHKTRTPIPCSSQIPISPRAYFDKTRKSNSSAKQNLESLRRKSSADISDLSSPPPTGSSRHLLSDTPLLELLSDSEHSSSALVPSQPLRSLKYHKFNESTVFRSSMSSTHSYDNPVYEFSWAGRSNDDLHAYKSSSPRSNNDSSVQNSSASRKYDDLHARKSSLSRLIHDDFQAQKSSLSRTDTSLSSKSSLTCRNEGHAYKSPSTPGRPRHQVVELRVSIHCRGCEGKIRKHIAKMEGVTSFSTDLATKKVTVIGNVTPLGVLTSISKVKNAEFWSSPASSSSSSSPTVDMSLVSA; encoded by the exons ATGAAGTCTGTAGAACTATTTTGCGCCTCCCCAGCATCCACAGCCATTTGTTCTAGCATGGACCAACGTAGCATGGTCCGGCAAGGAGGGATTAGGCGGATCGATCACCACGGTCACCGCTTTGGTGATCATCACCACAGGCATAAAACCAGAACTCCAATCCCTTGTTCATCTCAAATTCCCATTAGTCCAAGAGCTTATTTtgataaaaccagaaaaagcAATTCTTCTGCTAAGCAAAATCTTGAATCTCTTCGCAGAAAAAGCTCTGCTGATATCAGTGACCTCTCCAGTCCTCCTCCTACTGGTTCCTCTAGACATTTGTTGAGTGATACCCCGTTACTTGAGCTATTATCAGATTCTGAGCATTCCTCCTCTGCACTTGTACCTAGCCAACCTCTTAGAAGTTTAAAGTACCATAAATTCAATGAGTCAACAGTTTTCAGATCTTCAATGTCCAGCACGCACTCATATGACAATCCTGTGTATGAATTTTCTTGGGCAGGACGGTCAAATGATGATTTACATGCTTATAAATCTTCCTCACCTCGCTCAAACAATGATTCCAGTGTTCAAAACTCTTCAGCATCTCGCAAATATGATGATCTCCATGCTCGAAAATCTTCACTGTCTCGCTTAATTCATGATGATTTCCAAGCTCAGAAATCTTCATTATCTCGGACTGATACTTCACTTTCTAGTAAATCTTCATTAACATGCAGGAATGAGGGGCATGCTTACAAATCTCCATCAACTCCTGGCCGACCCCGTCATCAG GTTGTAGAATTGAGGGTCTCAATTCACTGCAGGGGTTGTGaaggaaaaataagaaaacacATTGCCAAAATGGAAG GAGTGACTTCATTCAGCACAGATCTGGCCACAAAAAAAGTAACCGTAATAGGGAATGTGACACCTCTAGGCGTGCTGACGAGCATTTCCAAGGTCAAGAATGCTGAGTTCTGGTCATCACcagcttcatcttcttcttcatcatctcCGACGGTGGACATGAGCCTCGTTTCAGCTTAA
- the LOC113763399 gene encoding 60S ribosomal protein L35-like has translation MARIKVHELRQKNKAELLAQLKDLKAELALLRVAKVTGGAANKLSKIKVVRLSIAQVLTVISQKQKAALREVYKNKKYLPLDLRPKKTRAIRRRLTKHQASLKTERQKKKETYFPLRKYAIKV, from the exons ATGG CCCGGATCAAGGTTCATGAGCTGAGGCAGAAAAACAAAGCCGAGCTTTTGGCTCAGTTGAAGGATCTAAAAGCCGAATTGGCTCTCCTCCGAGTCGCTAAAGTCACCGGTGGCGCCGCCAACAAGCTTTCCAAGAT AAAGGTAGTTAGGTTGTCAATAGCGCAGGTGCTGACGGTGATTTCTCAGAAGCAGAAGGCAGCATTGAGGGAGGTTTACAAGAACAAGAAGTATTTGCCTCTTGACCTCCGCCCTAAGAAGACCAGAGCTATCCGCCGTCGCCTCACCAAACACCAG GCTTCTTTGAAGACAGAAAGacagaagaagaaagagacGTACTTTCCCTTGAGGAAATATGCAATTAAGGTTTAG
- the LOC113781719 gene encoding exocyst complex component EXO70H1-like has product MKMRNKIFLSPLISPTSSHSSSHSSKTSPHTLSATIMEENVDCAEVIIRKWDLNATDSARLYSSNTPSLFAQDHRSQAQQFIKSVNDLQSAMHFFVSEDPGSPMLIRAQNLMQIAMKRLEKEFYSVLKTNMTALHLESVSLRSSSSRASSTWSAFSDFQNGETSEGEDDDEITTDIDQIHIKSNKTEKVYEDVMSDLRVIANCMISSGYGKECMHIYNLIRKSIIDETLYYLGVEQLSSSQLQKMAWDDIEVKIKKWLAAVKTAVKTLFHGERVLCDHVFCASEKIRETCFTEISRGNALTLFSFPENVARCKKIFSPEKMFRFLDIYEAVSELWIDIGMIFSFDSLSGVRAQAMTSLLKLGEAVRTMLLQFESAIEKDSSKMAVPGGGVHPLARYVMNYLVFLTDYSGALADIVTDWPTSVQKSLPESYFSSPTSATDVDDDSPASTISVRLAWIILVLLCKLDGKAGCYGDHVALSYLFLANNLNYVVSKVKTSNLMLLMGADCVSKHESKVKQYSAKYERMGWAKVLTSLPDDATVEISLPEIKDSFRKFNSGFEEAYRVQSSWVIPDSKLRDQIKFSLSEKMVPGYRVFYENHREEVGDESIVRFTPDDLENCLSDLF; this is encoded by the coding sequence atgaagatgaGAAATAAGATTTTCTTGTCTCCATTGATAAGCCCGACATCATCACACAGCTCCTCCCACAGCTCTAAGACTTCCCCACACACTCTCTCCGCAACAATCATGGAGGAAAATGTCGACTGCGCAGAAGTAATCATCAGAAAATGGGACCTCAATGCCACTGATTCCGCTCGTTTATATTCTTCCAACACCCCTTCTCTTTTCGCGCAAGATCACCGCAGTCAAGCCCAGCAGTTCATCAAGTCCGTCAACGACTTGCAATCTGCAATGCACTTCTTCGTCAGTGAGGACCCCGGCTCACCAATGCTCATCCGGGCTCAGAACCTGATGCAAATTGCCATGAAAAGATTAGAGAAGGAATTCTACTCTGTTCTCAAAACCAACATGACCGCTCTCCACCTAGAATCCGTCTCCCTCCGGTCATCCAGTTCGAGGGCCTCCTCCACTTGGTCTGCCTTTTCTGACTTCCAAAATGGAGAAACTTCCGAAggagaagatgatgatgaaatTACAACTGATATCGATCAAATTCATATCAAAAGCAACAAAACTGAAAAAGTATACGAAGATGTCATGAGCGACCTCAGAGTTATCGCGAATTGCATGATTAGTTCCGGATACGGAAAAGAATGCATGCATATTTATAATCTTATCCGAAAATCGATAATCGACGAGACTCTGTATTACTTGGGAGTTGAGCAATTGAGCTCCTCGCAACTTCAGAAAATGGCGTGGGATGACATAGAAGTTAAAATAAAGAAGTGGCTGGCTGCCGTCAAGACCGCCGTCAAAACTCTCTTTCACGGCGAAAGAGTTCTCTGCGATCATGTCTTCTGTGCTTCTGAAAAGATCAGAGAGACGTGTTTCACCGAGATTTCCAGAGGTAATGCATTGACGCTGTTCAGCTTTCCGGAAAATGTAGCCAGGTGTAAGAAGATTTTCTCGCCGGAGAAGATGTTCAGGTTTTTGGATATCTACGAGGCTGTTTCCGAGCTCTGGATTGATATTGGAatgattttctcttttgattcgCTCTCTGGAGTTAGAGCTCAAGCGATGACGTCGCTCTTGAAGCTCGGAGAAGCTGTCCGGACGATGCTCTTGCAGTTCGAGTCGGCGATTGAGAAGGACTCCTCGAAGATGGCGGTTCCCGGCGGGGGAGTCCACCCGCTCGCTCGTTATGTCATGAATTACTTGGTTTTCCTCACAGATTATAGCGGTGCGTTGGCTGATATCGTCACCGATTGGCCTACGTCGGTCCAAAAGTCGCTGCCGGAGTCTTACTTCTCCAGTCCGACTTCGGCTACCGACGTCGATGACGACTCTCCAGCGTCGACGATCTCCGTCCGGCTGGCATGGATTATCCTTGTTCTCCTCTGTAAACTGGATGGCAAAGCGGGATGCTACGGGGATCACGTGGCGCTTTCCTATTTGTTCCTGGCGAATAACTTGAACTACGTCGTTTCGAAGGTTAAAACCTCGAATCTGATGCTCTTGATGGGGGCCGATTGCGTGTCAAAGCACGAGTCAAAGGTCAAACAGTACTCAGCAAAATACGAAAGGATGGGTTGGGCAAAGGTGCTGACGTCATTGCCGGATGACGCGACGGTGGAGATTTCTTTACCCGAAATAAAGGATTCTTTCAGAAAATTTAATTCGGGTTTTGAAGAGGCATACCGGGTACAGAGTTCGTGGGTCATACCGGATTCGAAGCTCCGGGACCAGATTAAGTTTTCTCTGTCGGAGAAGATGGTTCCGGGTTATCGGGTATTTTATGAGAACCACAGAGAAGAAGTTGGAGATGAATCAATTGTCAGATTTACCCCTGACGACTTGGAGAATTGCTTGTCTGATTTGTTCTAG